The following coding sequences lie in one Halogeometricum rufum genomic window:
- a CDS encoding SDR family oxidoreductase — MASEDTDRVAIVTAAGRGIGAACARRLAADGYVPVLLSKSGAAVDVAEELGGVGFEGSVTDPEDLAALVTAATERYGRVDAVVNNTGHPATGDLLDVDDEAWHEGLDLVLLNAVRTARLVTPVMREGDGGAFVNVSTFSAYEPSAEFPVSSVLRAGLGAFTKLYADRYAADGIRMNAVLPGFVDSYDVDAETRDRIPMGRPARTEEIADTVAYLLSPAASYVTGQNVRVDGGLTRSV; from the coding sequence ATGGCGAGCGAAGACACCGACCGAGTCGCAATCGTGACGGCGGCGGGACGCGGAATCGGGGCGGCGTGCGCGCGACGACTGGCGGCGGACGGCTACGTGCCGGTCCTCCTCTCGAAGTCGGGGGCGGCCGTCGACGTGGCCGAGGAACTCGGCGGGGTGGGCTTCGAGGGGTCCGTCACCGACCCCGAGGACCTCGCGGCACTCGTGACGGCGGCCACCGAGCGATACGGACGCGTCGACGCCGTGGTGAACAACACCGGCCACCCCGCGACGGGTGACCTCCTCGACGTCGACGACGAGGCGTGGCACGAGGGACTGGACCTCGTCCTGTTGAACGCCGTCCGGACGGCCCGCCTCGTCACGCCGGTGATGCGTGAGGGCGACGGCGGCGCGTTCGTGAACGTCTCGACGTTCTCGGCGTACGAACCGAGCGCCGAGTTCCCCGTCTCGTCGGTGCTCCGCGCCGGTCTCGGCGCGTTCACGAAACTGTACGCCGACCGCTACGCCGCGGACGGCATCCGGATGAACGCGGTCCTGCCGGGGTTCGTCGATAGCTACGACGTGGACGCGGAGACGCGGGACCGGATTCCGATGGGTCGCCCCGCGCGGACCGAGGAGATAGCCGACACCGTCGCGTACCTCCTCTCGCCCGCGGCGAGTTACGTCACTGGGCAGAACGTCCGCGTGGACGGGGGGCTGACCCGGAGCGTCTGA
- a CDS encoding SDR family NAD(P)-dependent oxidoreductase: protein MTHVVVVAGVGPGLGASIARRFAAEGCAVALLARSASYVESLADELDEGPGAGLAVPTDLTRPAEVRDAFAEIRDALGPVDTLVNHASGAAWKGLRDLSVAELDDALAVGVRGGFVCSQEAAADMTDGDGGTILFTGATSAVRGREGSLAFSAAKFGVRGMAQSMARELGPEGVHVAHVVIDGSVRPPEGDVEDESAYLDPDDVADTYWHLAEQSVETMSFEVHVTNGTQPIEFV from the coding sequence ATGACACACGTCGTCGTCGTCGCCGGTGTCGGACCCGGACTCGGAGCGTCCATCGCCCGCCGATTCGCCGCGGAGGGCTGTGCCGTCGCGCTTCTGGCACGCTCCGCGTCGTACGTCGAATCGCTCGCCGACGAACTGGACGAGGGGCCGGGGGCGGGACTCGCCGTCCCGACGGACCTCACGCGACCCGCCGAGGTCCGCGACGCGTTCGCGGAGATTCGCGACGCCCTCGGCCCCGTCGACACGCTGGTCAACCACGCGAGTGGCGCGGCGTGGAAGGGCCTGCGCGACCTCTCCGTGGCCGAACTCGACGACGCGTTGGCCGTCGGCGTCCGCGGCGGGTTCGTCTGCTCGCAGGAGGCCGCCGCCGACATGACCGACGGCGACGGCGGCACCATCCTGTTCACGGGCGCTACCTCCGCCGTCCGCGGGCGCGAGGGGTCTCTGGCCTTCTCGGCGGCGAAGTTCGGCGTGCGCGGGATGGCGCAGTCGATGGCGCGCGAACTCGGCCCCGAGGGCGTCCACGTCGCGCACGTCGTCATCGACGGGAGCGTCCGCCCGCCGGAGGGAGACGTCGAGGACGAGTCGGCGTATCTGGACCCCGACGACGTGGCCGACACGTACTGGCACCTCGCCGAACAGTCGGTCGAGACGATGTCGTTCGAGGTGCACGTCACCAACGGCACGCAACCCATCGAGTTCGTGTAG